One Mycobacterium kubicae genomic window carries:
- a CDS encoding phytanoyl-CoA dioxygenase family protein, whose amino-acid sequence MSIDDDSVTTLEDLRGDLAQRYKWTPTSGSSVDSSVVEADMAALDRDGYVIWENLLSAEECRQIREDVRPWLGHTGRNSFEGRRTQRIYSLLSRTRLCDRLVDHPRVLAVLDRILMPNYLLSALQAINIQPGEDAQLAHHDDGFYPVPRPRDPLAAATIWAIDDFTADNGATVIYPGSHRWGKRRPGPDDHALPVVMPAGSCVFFVGTLWHGGGANTSSADRLAVTAQYCQPWLRPMEAFTLSISRGIARMVSDDIRRMLGYSIHPPFVGAVDGLHPLRLLETGEDA is encoded by the coding sequence ATGAGCATCGACGACGACTCCGTCACCACGCTGGAGGACCTCCGAGGGGACCTGGCGCAGCGTTACAAGTGGACACCGACCAGCGGAAGCTCGGTCGACAGCTCAGTGGTCGAGGCCGACATGGCGGCCCTCGACCGCGACGGGTATGTCATTTGGGAGAACCTGCTCAGCGCTGAGGAATGTCGGCAAATCCGAGAGGACGTGCGCCCGTGGCTGGGGCACACCGGACGCAACTCGTTCGAGGGTCGGCGCACCCAACGCATCTACAGCCTGCTCAGCAGGACGCGTTTGTGCGACCGGCTGGTCGATCATCCCCGGGTGTTGGCGGTGCTTGATCGGATACTGATGCCCAACTACCTGCTATCGGCGTTGCAGGCCATCAACATTCAGCCGGGCGAGGACGCGCAGCTGGCCCACCATGACGACGGCTTCTATCCGGTGCCGCGTCCGCGAGACCCGTTGGCGGCGGCCACCATCTGGGCGATCGACGACTTCACCGCCGACAATGGCGCCACGGTGATCTATCCGGGCAGCCATCGCTGGGGCAAACGCCGCCCCGGTCCTGACGATCATGCGCTGCCCGTCGTCATGCCCGCCGGCTCGTGCGTCTTCTTCGTGGGCACCCTTTGGCATGGCGGCGGCGCCAACACTTCGTCCGCTGACCGTCTTGCCGTCACCGCGCAGTACTGCCAACCGTGGCTGCGCCCCATGGAGGCTTTCACCCTGTCGATCTCGCGCGGCATCGCCCGAATGGTCTCCGACGACATTCGCCGCATGCTCGGCTACAGCATCCACCCGCCGTTCGTCGGCGCGGTCGACGGCCTGCACCCGCTGCGGCTGCTCGAGACCGGAGAAGACGCGTAG
- a CDS encoding peptidoglycan recognition family protein has protein sequence MVLGDNRHAPGRFRQDQKYHQEQLGWIDIAYHLGVDKNGNIYQLRAPEISGDTATDYDTSGHFLVLCEGDFDQEELPESQLQGAARALAWAAFKFSIQTETLAGHRDLARTACPGAALYAHISSGELKRRIDALISVGEVELRSSCGPEGAAEVAAIEAGA, from the coding sequence GTGGTGCTGGGTGACAACCGTCACGCTCCAGGCCGCTTCCGCCAAGACCAGAAGTACCACCAGGAGCAGCTGGGATGGATCGACATCGCCTATCACCTCGGCGTTGACAAAAATGGCAACATCTATCAACTTCGAGCACCCGAAATTTCGGGAGATACTGCAACGGACTATGACACGTCAGGACATTTCCTAGTGCTGTGTGAAGGTGACTTCGATCAAGAGGAACTGCCGGAATCCCAGCTACAAGGTGCCGCACGGGCACTAGCATGGGCCGCTTTTAAATTCAGTATCCAAACTGAAACGTTGGCGGGTCATCGCGACCTAGCGCGAACTGCCTGTCCGGGCGCCGCTCTCTATGCCCACATCTCCTCGGGTGAGCTCAAGCGGCGCATTGATGCACTAATTTCCGTAGGCGAAGTTGAGCTTCGCTCCTCTTGTGGTCCCGAGGGCGCCGCTGAAGTCGCGGCCATTGAGGCTGGCGCTTGA
- a CDS encoding S1 family peptidase: MITRLFRGLALVGVLLVASLIVADPALAASPPAPGIQVKDQDSKCTAGFAAQGDDGSYYLFTSGHCDHAEGSLWTYDGDVPLGKITASEHETDRQDAAIIRLEPGVGVPVGGVGGRRVRNVLSSNQIQVGAPFCKLGAITGETCGPVKDIDGDVVIASVPAQPGDSGSAGFVKNSDGSVSAVGILAGSYGDDLNTTVYIPVQPLLGRWGLRILP; encoded by the coding sequence GTGATCACACGTTTGTTTCGAGGGCTTGCGCTGGTCGGTGTGCTGCTGGTGGCTTCGCTGATAGTCGCGGACCCGGCGCTGGCGGCGTCGCCTCCCGCACCGGGGATACAGGTCAAGGATCAAGACTCGAAATGCACCGCAGGTTTTGCGGCCCAAGGCGACGACGGTAGCTACTACTTGTTCACCAGCGGTCATTGTGATCACGCCGAGGGCTCGCTGTGGACTTACGACGGAGACGTTCCGCTCGGGAAAATCACCGCGAGCGAGCACGAAACTGACCGACAAGATGCGGCCATCATCCGCCTTGAGCCTGGTGTCGGCGTGCCGGTGGGCGGGGTCGGCGGCAGACGGGTCCGAAACGTGTTGAGCAGTAACCAAATCCAGGTCGGCGCGCCGTTCTGCAAACTCGGCGCAATCACCGGCGAGACGTGCGGCCCCGTCAAGGACATCGACGGCGATGTGGTTATCGCCAGCGTGCCCGCCCAACCCGGCGACAGCGGTAGCGCGGGTTTCGTGAAGAACTCGGACGGCAGCGTCAGCGCGGTCGGCATCTTGGCGGGTTCGTATGGTGACGATCTGAACACCACCGTCTACATACCCGTGCAGCCGCTCCTCGGCAGATGGGGTCTGCGCATACTGCCGTGA
- a CDS encoding N-acetylmuramic acid 6-phosphate etherase, translating to MRANDSTDRLDALTTEAVRPDLHDLDTRSIGEIVALLVAAEGEAHGAVVAALPRITAAAEAIAARLARGGRLIYAGAGTPGRLGVLDAAECGPTFNTDLVRGVIAGGPVALTQAIDGAEDAFDVADLADVTADDALVGITASGRTPFVLGALNHGRAAGALTVAIVNNSGSEATADIMIELLTGPEVLAGSTRLTAGTCQKVVLNAISTSVMIALGKAYGPRMVDVRATNAKLRRRTVRIVRDAAGVDEETAARALAAADGHAKTAIVALLAGVDAAEAAARLDRVHGRVRDALRGRL from the coding sequence GTGCGGGCCAACGACAGCACGGATCGGCTCGATGCGCTCACCACCGAGGCCGTCCGGCCGGACCTGCACGACCTCGACACCCGGTCCATCGGCGAGATCGTCGCCCTGCTCGTGGCCGCCGAGGGCGAGGCGCACGGCGCCGTGGTCGCGGCGCTCCCGCGGATCACCGCAGCGGCCGAGGCCATCGCCGCACGGCTAGCGCGCGGCGGCCGCCTCATCTACGCCGGCGCCGGGACGCCCGGTCGGCTCGGCGTGCTCGATGCGGCGGAATGCGGACCGACGTTCAACACCGACCTGGTGCGAGGCGTGATCGCCGGCGGGCCGGTGGCACTCACCCAGGCCATCGACGGCGCCGAAGACGCCTTTGACGTCGCCGATTTGGCCGATGTGACCGCGGACGACGCGCTGGTCGGGATCACCGCGTCGGGCCGCACCCCGTTCGTGCTCGGTGCGCTCAACCACGGGCGCGCAGCGGGTGCGCTGACCGTCGCGATCGTCAACAACTCCGGCAGCGAGGCGACAGCCGACATCATGATCGAATTGCTGACCGGACCAGAGGTGCTCGCGGGCTCCACCCGCCTGACCGCTGGAACATGCCAGAAGGTGGTACTCAACGCTATATCCACCAGCGTGATGATCGCGCTGGGCAAGGCCTACGGACCGCGGATGGTCGACGTGCGCGCGACCAACGCGAAGCTGCGCCGCCGCACGGTCCGGATCGTTCGCGACGCGGCCGGTGTGGACGAGGAGACTGCGGCAAGGGCACTGGCCGCCGCGGATGGTCACGCCAAGACCGCCATCGTCGCGCTGCTTGCGGGCGTCGACGCGGCCGAAGCTGCGGCTCGGCTCGACCGCGTGCACGGCCGCGTACGGGACGCGCTGCGGGGGCGGTTGTGA
- a CDS encoding polyketide cyclase gives MTEQQLVATTTIDAPLEVIFDVLADPSTHAAIDGTGWVREPVDGEHLRSLGQIFRMAMYHDNHPDKDYEMANKVVVYDPPRAIAWEPGQEVSARGFLMDAPKGEKFVFGGWIWRYDLRPVGPSETEVRLTYDWSGVPSDRRDIEFPPFPRSHLTDSLSNLAALALRAAPA, from the coding sequence GTGACTGAACAACAACTGGTCGCTACGACCACAATTGATGCCCCACTCGAAGTGATTTTCGACGTTCTCGCGGACCCGAGCACACACGCCGCCATCGACGGCACCGGCTGGGTACGCGAACCCGTCGACGGTGAACACTTGCGCTCGCTCGGGCAGATCTTCCGGATGGCGATGTATCACGACAACCACCCGGACAAGGACTACGAAATGGCCAACAAGGTTGTCGTGTACGACCCACCGCGGGCCATCGCTTGGGAGCCCGGCCAGGAAGTCTCCGCCCGCGGCTTTCTCATGGATGCGCCCAAGGGGGAGAAGTTCGTGTTCGGCGGCTGGATATGGCGGTACGACCTGAGGCCGGTCGGACCGTCGGAGACCGAGGTCCGGTTGACCTACGACTGGTCAGGGGTACCGTCTGACCGCAGGGACATCGAGTTCCCACCGTTTCCCCGGTCGCATCTAACCGATTCGCTGAGCAATCTTGCGGCGCTTGCTCTGCGCGCTGCGCCGGCATAG
- a CDS encoding PE domain-containing protein yields the protein MSSVVVVPEWLTAAAANVAEVGSTIEEANAAVAAQTTGVLAAAEDEVSAAIAALFSAHGEGYQAFSAQAALFHDRFVQALANASGAYAAAEAASVSPLAAFEQAVLGVEQGIQQLPTTIATEFSEISNYFFTQIFGAPAAPPFPASQTGGFSGAPSLITRFEEALLYPVKPILALSGIEPQLSVPGSPILSFLGAELPPPLSWLIGNSPPPFLNMLLGETVQYTTYNGMSVVQITPAHPTGDYVVAIHGGAFILPPSIFHWINYSVMAYQTGATFEVPIYPLLQQGGTAGTVVPLMSNFISSMITPAHPHVSVIGDSAGGNLALAAVEYMAANPNTYSALPTSMVLLSPWLDLGMTNPNIGFVQDPLLPVGPAQQIGRAWANGLDIMDPMVSPLYGVSNLPPGFPTTYVYSGNLDILSPDVFRLQEFAKADAAPFYFVLGNGQIHDWTILTLDGPQYWQQIGQELIAA from the coding sequence ATGTCATCGGTGGTGGTCGTTCCGGAGTGGCTCACTGCGGCAGCGGCAAATGTGGCTGAAGTCGGGTCCACGATCGAAGAGGCTAACGCTGCCGTGGCGGCGCAGACCACGGGCGTGCTAGCCGCCGCCGAGGATGAGGTTTCGGCGGCGATCGCCGCTTTGTTCTCCGCACACGGTGAGGGCTACCAAGCGTTCAGCGCGCAGGCGGCGCTGTTTCACGACCGGTTCGTGCAGGCCTTGGCCAACGCCAGCGGGGCGTACGCCGCCGCCGAGGCGGCCAGTGTCTCACCACTGGCGGCTTTCGAGCAGGCAGTGCTCGGAGTCGAGCAGGGGATTCAGCAGCTCCCGACGACGATTGCCACCGAATTCTCCGAGATCTCCAATTACTTCTTCACCCAGATTTTCGGAGCGCCGGCTGCTCCGCCGTTCCCGGCCAGCCAGACAGGTGGCTTCTCCGGCGCCCCGTCGTTGATCACCAGGTTTGAAGAAGCGTTGCTGTACCCGGTGAAGCCTATCCTGGCGTTGTCCGGGATCGAACCGCAGTTGTCGGTGCCAGGTTCGCCGATACTGTCGTTTCTGGGCGCGGAGCTGCCGCCTCCGCTGTCGTGGTTGATTGGGAATTCTCCGCCACCGTTCTTGAACATGTTGCTCGGTGAAACGGTGCAGTACACCACATACAACGGGATGAGCGTTGTGCAAATTACGCCGGCACATCCGACCGGCGACTACGTGGTCGCCATCCATGGTGGTGCGTTTATTCTTCCACCCTCAATTTTCCACTGGATCAATTACTCGGTAATGGCTTACCAAACCGGCGCGACGTTTGAAGTGCCGATTTATCCCTTGCTACAGCAGGGCGGTACCGCCGGCACGGTAGTACCGCTGATGTCGAATTTCATCTCCTCGATGATCACTCCTGCGCACCCGCACGTGAGCGTCATCGGTGACTCCGCAGGTGGCAACCTGGCGCTAGCGGCAGTCGAATACATGGCGGCTAATCCCAACACCTATAGCGCATTGCCGACGTCCATGGTGCTGCTGTCGCCCTGGCTGGATCTGGGAATGACCAACCCGAATATCGGATTCGTGCAGGACCCGCTGCTCCCGGTTGGGCCTGCGCAGCAAATCGGTAGAGCATGGGCAAACGGTCTCGACATCATGGACCCCATGGTCAGTCCGCTGTATGGGGTCTCGAACTTACCCCCCGGATTTCCCACGACGTACGTCTATTCGGGCAACCTAGACATACTTTCGCCCGATGTCTTCAGACTTCAGGAATTCGCGAAGGCGGACGCCGCCCCCTTCTACTTCGTCCTGGGCAACGGGCAGATCCACGACTGGACCATCCTCACCCTGGATGGTCCCCAGTATTGGCAACAGATCGGTCAAGAACTCATCGCGGCCTGA
- a CDS encoding serine hydrolase domain-containing protein, whose product MRKLVAVGSVLLAVTAGCSRGDAPHAALSETTHTTAVVQTPTPAIVPKLPEVAPAPAFASVSKLIDNAIAANKLPGAVLVVGHGGDIAFHQAYGSRKLASEPGLDGSPAPAEPMTEDTIFDLASLTKILATATAVMQLYEQGQIQFDDPIQQYLPDFNTENDPRRATVTVRMLLTHTSGETGDVELKDTWGLDGPDKAEGIHRALTTPLESNPGQGFRYSDINFILLGALLEKLTGEPEDVYVQDHVFAPLGMTETRYLPLAKACGPHVIRGAAIGWAPAPPGGASAGCPAGTWSTELLGRVAPTARDEDGRADPSKNPDLDHLLWGTVHDTTARRMGGVAGHAGVFSTAYDVSTFAQALLDRLAGRPSKFPLSQASCELMTSPQQPGHSAGQLEAANRAARTDIAKGLNTWDPLLAARYPAIPGQNLRGFGWDIDTPLSGTRGMVFPIGSFGHTGFTGTSIWIDPTSNTYIVLLANSIHTRGSPPMSDLRGEVATVTARALGL is encoded by the coding sequence ATGCGAAAGCTCGTTGCCGTGGGAAGTGTCTTGCTTGCGGTCACTGCGGGTTGCTCGCGTGGCGATGCACCACACGCAGCGCTAAGCGAGACCACGCATACCACCGCTGTCGTCCAAACACCTACTCCCGCAATAGTTCCGAAGCTCCCAGAGGTGGCGCCCGCGCCCGCTTTCGCGAGCGTGTCCAAGCTGATCGACAATGCGATCGCGGCGAACAAGTTGCCCGGAGCCGTCCTCGTCGTTGGGCACGGCGGTGACATCGCCTTCCACCAGGCCTACGGCTCACGCAAGCTCGCCAGTGAACCAGGGCTGGACGGATCGCCAGCTCCCGCCGAGCCGATGACCGAGGACACCATCTTCGATCTCGCTTCGTTGACGAAGATCCTGGCCACCGCGACCGCCGTCATGCAACTCTACGAACAAGGCCAGATTCAGTTCGACGATCCCATTCAGCAGTATTTGCCTGACTTCAACACCGAGAACGATCCGCGGCGCGCCACGGTAACGGTTCGCATGTTGCTCACCCACACCTCGGGTGAGACGGGAGACGTGGAGCTCAAAGACACCTGGGGCCTGGACGGTCCGGACAAAGCAGAAGGCATCCACCGCGCGCTGACGACACCGCTGGAGTCGAATCCTGGGCAGGGCTTCCGCTACTCGGACATTAACTTCATCCTGCTCGGCGCGCTGCTCGAGAAACTCACCGGCGAACCCGAGGACGTCTACGTCCAAGACCACGTCTTCGCCCCACTCGGCATGACCGAGACCCGCTACCTTCCGCTCGCGAAAGCCTGTGGGCCGCACGTGATTCGGGGCGCCGCGATTGGATGGGCACCCGCGCCGCCGGGCGGGGCGTCGGCCGGTTGCCCCGCAGGCACCTGGAGCACCGAGCTGTTGGGCCGGGTGGCACCGACAGCACGCGATGAAGACGGACGGGCCGACCCGAGCAAGAATCCCGACCTTGACCACTTGCTCTGGGGCACCGTGCATGACACGACTGCGCGCCGTATGGGCGGGGTGGCCGGGCATGCCGGGGTGTTCTCGACGGCATATGACGTCAGCACCTTCGCCCAGGCGTTGTTGGACCGGCTCGCGGGCCGTCCGAGCAAGTTTCCGCTGAGCCAAGCGTCGTGTGAGTTGATGACGTCACCCCAACAACCGGGACATTCCGCCGGACAACTCGAAGCGGCCAACAGGGCGGCCCGAACCGACATCGCAAAGGGTTTGAACACCTGGGATCCGTTGCTGGCGGCGCGCTATCCGGCAATCCCCGGGCAGAACCTGCGGGGTTTCGGCTGGGACATCGATACGCCCTTGTCGGGAACTCGCGGCATGGTCTTCCCGATCGGGAGCTTCGGCCATACCGGCTTCACCGGAACCTCGATCTGGATCGACCCAACCTCGAACACCTACATCGTGCTGCTCGCGAACTCGATCCATACGCGGGGCAGTCCACCGATGTCGGATCTGCGCGGTGAGGTGGCTACGGTGACGGCGAGGGCCTTGGGCCTTTAG
- a CDS encoding methyltransferase → MTADPQIAPAAAQMHQLLAGFEVSQALYVVAELDIATVLLQGPRRVDDLATSVGANADALERLIRFLVPLGVFHTSGRDVELTELGRTLADGPADSMRDVARYLMRTDYAPFSRLLHTVRTGDAAATEYLGQPFFDWINATEGLAELQNAAMAGFTTGGRGDLLDRLEFPSGDTIADIGGADGTLLAEILRRLPGRRGIVFDTPSVVAAATAKLAAAGLADRTTTVSGNFFDSVPAADIYVLSAVLHDWDDASALRILNAIGGAANPGAHLLLFELVVPEDDAPHAAKIVDFTMMTMLGGRERTESQWRRLLDEGGFTLDRITSGSGMYCAIEATVCRR, encoded by the coding sequence ATGACTGCTGATCCACAGATCGCCCCTGCTGCCGCCCAGATGCACCAATTGCTCGCCGGTTTCGAGGTGTCCCAGGCTCTGTACGTTGTGGCAGAACTGGACATCGCCACCGTGTTGCTGCAGGGCCCGCGGCGTGTCGACGACCTCGCAACCAGTGTCGGCGCGAACGCTGATGCGCTCGAACGGCTCATCCGGTTTCTCGTACCGCTGGGCGTGTTCCACACGTCAGGCCGCGACGTGGAGCTCACCGAACTGGGCCGCACACTCGCCGATGGTCCGGCCGATTCGATGCGCGACGTTGCGCGCTACCTCATGCGAACCGACTACGCGCCATTCAGCCGCCTGCTGCATACCGTACGCACCGGCGACGCAGCCGCCACCGAATATCTCGGCCAACCGTTCTTCGACTGGATCAACGCCACCGAAGGTCTTGCCGAGTTGCAGAACGCCGCTATGGCAGGCTTCACTACGGGCGGCCGCGGCGACCTACTGGACCGGCTTGAGTTTCCGAGCGGAGACACGATCGCCGACATCGGCGGCGCCGACGGCACCCTGCTCGCGGAAATCCTGCGCCGGCTTCCCGGCCGACGCGGCATCGTGTTCGACACGCCCAGCGTCGTCGCGGCAGCCACCGCGAAACTGGCTGCAGCCGGACTCGCCGACCGAACTACCACCGTCAGTGGAAATTTCTTCGACAGCGTTCCCGCTGCCGACATCTACGTGCTGTCGGCCGTCCTGCACGACTGGGACGACGCCTCGGCGCTGCGCATCTTGAACGCTATCGGCGGCGCTGCCAACCCAGGCGCTCATCTGCTCCTATTCGAGTTGGTGGTGCCGGAGGACGACGCACCGCATGCCGCCAAGATCGTCGACTTCACCATGATGACGATGCTCGGGGGTCGCGAGCGCACCGAGTCGCAGTGGCGACGACTCCTCGACGAGGGCGGCTTCACCCTGGATCGGATCACTTCGGGCTCGGGCATGTACTGCGCTATCGAGGCGACCGTCTGTCGACGCTAG
- a CDS encoding M15 family metallopeptidase, giving the protein MRSSLRRCAVVAAAIATVLLLVQCSPASPPHAVTSAPSVSPSTSVAAAPPTSAPPAPVAATVQPVTAADLGTTWQPGCPVEPEQLRRVEVDYLGLDGQTHRGPLIVHQDLVADVIAIFDQLHRLGYPVDKMQTVDHYPNADDELSMEDNNTSAFNCRRIPGTDDWSPHAYGRAIDINTMLNPCLYVSGYFEPRNAAAYLDRTRTDPGLLHIGDPAVLAFTDRGWRWGGDWNAPLDYQHFERV; this is encoded by the coding sequence GTGAGGTCATCCCTGCGCCGATGCGCCGTGGTCGCGGCTGCGATCGCGACGGTGCTCCTGCTGGTGCAGTGCAGCCCCGCGTCGCCACCTCACGCGGTCACATCGGCGCCGTCCGTTTCGCCGTCCACGTCCGTCGCGGCGGCGCCACCCACCAGCGCGCCGCCGGCACCGGTCGCTGCGACGGTGCAGCCGGTCACGGCCGCCGATCTCGGCACGACCTGGCAACCGGGTTGTCCCGTCGAACCGGAGCAGCTGCGGCGCGTCGAGGTCGACTACCTCGGTTTGGACGGCCAAACCCACCGCGGCCCGCTGATCGTGCACCAAGATCTGGTAGCGGATGTCATCGCGATCTTCGACCAGCTGCACCGGCTGGGCTATCCCGTCGACAAGATGCAGACGGTCGACCACTACCCGAACGCTGACGACGAATTGTCCATGGAGGACAACAACACTTCGGCGTTCAACTGCCGCCGCATTCCGGGCACCGACGATTGGTCGCCGCATGCTTACGGTCGGGCCATCGACATCAACACCATGCTCAACCCGTGCCTCTATGTCAGCGGGTATTTCGAACCGCGCAACGCAGCGGCCTACCTGGATCGCACTCGCACCGACCCCGGGCTCTTACACATCGGCGATCCAGCCGTCCTCGCCTTCACCGATCGTGGCTGGCGGTGGGGTGGCGACTGGAACGCCCCCCTGGACTATCAACACTTCGAGCGGGTCTAA
- a CDS encoding CDGP domain-containing protein, whose product MIRGLIIMSAAAALAVSTLAAPTAGALPRGCESVPWGFFGTQTRQICDGPIRPDGSWTRERIIGVPAHYVNASSSCSSGSYSSHCTYYPGGWVGDRIQSDETYPVTPDTVLPDEPGHLG is encoded by the coding sequence ATGATCAGGGGGTTGATCATCATGTCGGCAGCGGCAGCACTCGCCGTGTCGACGTTGGCCGCGCCCACCGCTGGCGCGCTTCCGCGGGGATGTGAATCCGTCCCGTGGGGATTCTTCGGCACCCAAACACGCCAGATATGTGACGGACCTATTCGGCCAGACGGCTCGTGGACGCGAGAGCGGATCATCGGCGTTCCGGCGCACTACGTCAATGCATCATCCAGTTGCTCTAGCGGCAGCTATTCCAGCCACTGCACCTACTATCCGGGCGGCTGGGTTGGTGACCGGATTCAGTCTGACGAGACCTATCCGGTGACGCCGGATACTGTGCTCCCCGATGAGCCAGGCCACCTTGGTTAG